The following are encoded together in the Leguminivora glycinivorella isolate SPB_JAAS2020 chromosome 18, LegGlyc_1.1, whole genome shotgun sequence genome:
- the LOC125236074 gene encoding uncharacterized protein LOC125236074 isoform X1, protein MSDTSEHLFNFVPLASSQTQSQSERESGVRRLSLGVKRKATPVYSFIKKPHRNGGTKVIKIEIYDSNKLNENFEHICKCNAELCAQYVVKNTLLDQVYELTRRVIDKIDEGLSSDTPHGYTIE, encoded by the exons ATGtcg gaTACATCAGAACACCTATTCAACTTCGTTCCTTTGGCATCATCCCAAACTCAAAGTCAGAGTGAACGGGAGTCAGGGGTGAGACGTCTGTCCTTGGGGGTCAAGAGGAAGGCAACACCCGTTTACTCGTTTATCAAAAAACCACATCGGAATGGAGGTACAAAAGTCATCAAAATAGAAATTTACGACAGTAACAAATTGAATGAGAACTTTGAACATATATGTAAATGTAATGCCGAGCTGTGTGCCCAATATGTAGTGAAAAATACGTTATTAGACCAAGTTTACGAATTAACGCGTAGAGTAATTGACAAGATAGACGAAGGTTTGTCCTCAGATACGCCACATGGGTACACCATCGAATAA
- the LOC125236074 gene encoding uncharacterized protein LOC125236074 isoform X2: MLDTSEHLFNFVPLASSQTQSQSERESGVRRLSLGVKRKATPVYSFIKKPHRNGGTKVIKIEIYDSNKLNENFEHICKCNAELCAQYVVKNTLLDQVYELTRRVIDKIDEGLSSDTPHGYTIE, encoded by the coding sequence gaTACATCAGAACACCTATTCAACTTCGTTCCTTTGGCATCATCCCAAACTCAAAGTCAGAGTGAACGGGAGTCAGGGGTGAGACGTCTGTCCTTGGGGGTCAAGAGGAAGGCAACACCCGTTTACTCGTTTATCAAAAAACCACATCGGAATGGAGGTACAAAAGTCATCAAAATAGAAATTTACGACAGTAACAAATTGAATGAGAACTTTGAACATATATGTAAATGTAATGCCGAGCTGTGTGCCCAATATGTAGTGAAAAATACGTTATTAGACCAAGTTTACGAATTAACGCGTAGAGTAATTGACAAGATAGACGAAGGTTTGTCCTCAGATACGCCACATGGGTACACCATCGAATAA